In a genomic window of Prochlorococcus marinus subsp. marinus str. CCMP1375:
- a CDS encoding lipid-A-disaccharide synthase-related protein — protein sequence MGLKDIITPLDRISQKKKKVLVLSNGHGEDLIALRVIEALHHLNHELKLEVLPLVGEGKTFSKAIANQWLVKKGISKRLPSGGFSNQSLRGFLADITAGLICVTWKNWLVVRNAAKNGSFILAIGDLLPLFFAWSSGGLYAFLGTPKSDYTWVSAQRQSFSDYYHRFKGTEWDPWECYLMQDVRCKVVAVRDQLTARSLRMKRIRAMACGNPMMDGLGHMQCPLSLKSFRRLILLCGSRMPEAMRNFKRLLLAIEQIERNTPFLILVAIGAEPSLIELCDYLSRVGYRKEPSFEQGLSSDACFEKKGLKIVIGVGKFVEWSRFAEVGIANAGTATEQLVGLGVPCVSLPGDGPQFKYAFATRQSRLLGGAVIPCKSPKQMAQIIPVLLRQSKFRDSLSLVGKKRMGPAGGSKALAKLILNSFVVNIQ from the coding sequence GTGGGATTGAAAGATATAATCACACCTTTGGATCGTATCAGTCAAAAGAAAAAAAAAGTTCTAGTGCTCTCGAATGGTCATGGGGAAGATCTAATTGCTTTAAGAGTAATTGAGGCTTTACATCACTTAAATCATGAATTAAAACTTGAGGTGCTTCCATTGGTTGGAGAAGGTAAAACCTTTTCAAAAGCAATTGCAAATCAATGGCTGGTCAAGAAAGGTATCTCTAAGCGTTTGCCAAGTGGTGGGTTTAGTAATCAGAGTCTTAGGGGGTTTCTTGCTGATATAACAGCAGGTCTTATATGTGTCACTTGGAAGAATTGGTTAGTTGTCCGAAATGCTGCAAAGAATGGCAGTTTTATTCTGGCTATTGGAGACTTGTTACCTCTTTTTTTTGCATGGAGTAGTGGCGGTTTATATGCTTTCTTGGGTACTCCTAAAAGTGATTACACATGGGTATCTGCTCAAAGACAATCCTTTAGTGATTATTATCATCGATTTAAAGGGACGGAATGGGATCCTTGGGAGTGCTATCTCATGCAAGATGTTAGATGCAAAGTAGTTGCTGTTAGAGATCAATTAACTGCAAGAAGCTTAAGAATGAAACGTATAAGAGCAATGGCCTGTGGCAATCCAATGATGGATGGCTTGGGTCACATGCAGTGCCCACTTTCTTTAAAAAGTTTTAGGCGTTTGATTTTGCTTTGTGGTAGTCGTATGCCAGAAGCAATGAGGAATTTCAAGCGATTACTTTTAGCTATTGAACAAATTGAAAGGAATACTCCTTTTTTGATTCTTGTAGCAATTGGAGCTGAACCTTCTTTGATTGAGCTTTGCGATTATTTGAGCAGAGTGGGCTATCGAAAGGAACCATCTTTTGAGCAAGGATTATCTTCAGACGCTTGCTTTGAAAAAAAAGGACTCAAAATTGTTATTGGGGTTGGCAAATTCGTTGAATGGTCAAGGTTTGCTGAAGTGGGAATTGCCAATGCAGGAACGGCTACTGAGCAACTTGTAGGCCTAGGTGTTCCTTGTGTTTCTTTACCAGGAGATGGACCGCAATTTAAATATGCATTTGCGACTCGCCAGAGTCGGTTGCTAGGTGGTGCTGTCATTCCATGTAAGAGCCCTAAACAAATGGCGCAAATAATTCCTGTATTGCTGAGACAGTCTAAATTTAGAGATTCTCTATCATTAGTAGGGAAGAAACGTATGGGGCCAGCGGGGGGAAGTAAGGCTTTGGCTAAATTGATTTTGAATTCTTTTGTGGTAAATATTCAATAA
- a CDS encoding Zn ribbon-like protein — MAIKSSKDFEKRRLERELNNEIEDSKFKVLCPYCKRTKNNGLSCIGMCVADNDY, encoded by the coding sequence ATGGCAATTAAATCCTCTAAGGATTTTGAGAAAAGAAGACTAGAAAGGGAACTAAATAATGAAATAGAAGATAGCAAGTTCAAGGTGCTTTGTCCCTATTGCAAGAGGACAAAAAACAATGGCCTGTCATGCATTGGTATGTGTGTTGCTGATAATGATTACTAG
- the purM gene encoding phosphoribosylformylglycinamidine cyclo-ligase: MDYKSAGVNVEAGRAFVNRIKASVESTSRPEVIGGIGGFGGFMRLPRGLEKPVLVSGTDGVGTKLELAQDYGSHYGVGIDLVAMCVNDVITSGAEPLFFLDYIATGKLTPEALTEVIEGIAEGCNQSKCSLLGGETAEMPGFYSDGRYDLAGFCVAVVEENKIINGSKIKVGDQIIGIKSNGFHSNGFSLIRKVVKLAGVNEKSCFGSRKVPLIDYLLKPTQLYVHLVQALLQANLPVKGMAHITGGGLPENLPRCLPDGLAASIDRNNWEEPSIYKWLRNEGDIPESDLWNTFNFGIGFCLVVSPDQSKDLIDMCSANGFVAWNIGQVEEQPKQMQSRIVGLPT; the protein is encoded by the coding sequence ATGGATTACAAGTCAGCTGGTGTCAATGTTGAGGCAGGTAGAGCCTTTGTAAATCGAATCAAAGCAAGTGTCGAAAGCACTTCGCGCCCTGAGGTAATTGGTGGGATAGGCGGTTTTGGGGGGTTTATGCGATTACCGAGAGGATTGGAAAAACCAGTTTTAGTATCTGGAACTGATGGTGTAGGGACAAAGCTTGAACTAGCTCAGGATTATGGTTCTCATTATGGGGTTGGCATCGATTTGGTTGCTATGTGTGTTAATGATGTAATTACTAGTGGAGCAGAACCACTCTTTTTTCTTGATTATATTGCAACTGGGAAATTGACTCCTGAGGCTTTAACGGAAGTAATTGAAGGGATAGCAGAAGGATGCAATCAATCTAAATGCTCTTTATTGGGTGGGGAAACTGCGGAAATGCCAGGTTTTTATTCTGATGGAAGATATGATTTAGCAGGTTTTTGTGTGGCTGTAGTAGAAGAAAATAAAATTATTAATGGAAGCAAAATCAAAGTTGGCGATCAAATTATTGGGATTAAAAGTAATGGGTTTCATAGCAATGGCTTTAGTTTGATACGCAAGGTTGTGAAACTGGCTGGCGTTAATGAAAAAAGTTGCTTTGGATCAAGGAAAGTTCCTTTAATCGATTATTTACTTAAGCCCACACAGTTGTATGTCCATTTAGTGCAAGCATTACTTCAAGCAAATTTGCCAGTAAAGGGAATGGCACATATCACTGGCGGAGGATTGCCTGAGAACTTGCCAAGATGCCTTCCTGATGGCTTGGCAGCTTCGATTGATAGAAACAATTGGGAAGAACCTTCTATCTACAAATGGTTGCGCAATGAAGGAGATATTCCAGAGAGTGATTTGTGGAATACATTTAATTTTGGTATTGGGTTTTGCTTAGTTGTATCTCCAGACCAATCTAAGGATTTAATAGATATGTGTTCTGCTAATGGCTTCGTTGCTTGGAACATTGGTCAAGTTGAAGAGCAACCTAAACAAATGCAGTCCAGAATTGTTGGATTGCCAACTTAG
- a CDS encoding bifunctional pantoate--beta-alanine ligase/(d)CMP kinase — protein MNLTILRTKTALEDWCRQKHNHEINFVPTMGGLHQGHQELIKTARSFCKRKHSSQVLVSIFINPLQFDLEEDFKKYPRTFENDCKIAYEAGANAIWAPSFESVFPNGEEAHFKIQVPFSLNKYLCGASREGHFDGVATVVVRLLALVRPNRIFLGEKDWQQLVILRQLINDLGLPVLIHSIPTKRDQDGLPCSSRNVNLSKEERKKVVALPAVLQQAAQAFQENKPINLNNMKTTLEEHDLKVEYLETVDLKNLNPVNHDESKLCLLAAAVHCGNTRLIDHGFLMKRNPIVAIDGPAGAGKSTVTKKFAQKLGLIYLDTGAMYRAVTWLIQENNIDPQNSSELELILNDINLDICLSNTGNQQVLINGKDITTLIRSPTVTSQVSLVAAIGSVREKLTSQQKELGSKGGLVAEGRDIGTAVFPDAELKIFLTATAQERAKRRAIDLKKQGFSTPSLSELEKQIKERDRLDSSREIAPLSKAKDAQELITDGMNIEEVVELLINIFREKIPQEVWPTNAT, from the coding sequence TTGAACTTAACTATTCTCAGAACAAAAACTGCTTTAGAAGATTGGTGTAGGCAAAAACACAATCATGAAATTAATTTTGTCCCAACTATGGGAGGTCTACATCAAGGCCATCAAGAATTAATCAAAACAGCGCGATCTTTTTGCAAAAGAAAACACTCATCGCAAGTATTAGTAAGCATCTTTATAAATCCACTTCAATTTGACCTTGAAGAAGATTTTAAGAAATATCCTAGAACTTTCGAAAATGATTGCAAAATAGCCTATGAGGCAGGCGCAAATGCGATTTGGGCTCCTTCATTTGAAAGTGTATTCCCCAATGGGGAAGAGGCTCATTTCAAAATCCAAGTCCCTTTTTCACTAAACAAATATTTATGTGGGGCTTCCCGGGAAGGACATTTCGATGGTGTTGCAACAGTAGTAGTCAGACTATTAGCTCTAGTGCGTCCTAATCGTATTTTTCTCGGTGAAAAAGATTGGCAGCAATTAGTTATTTTGCGTCAGTTAATTAATGATCTTGGCTTACCAGTCTTAATTCACTCAATCCCCACAAAAAGAGATCAAGATGGTCTTCCATGCAGTTCGCGAAACGTTAACCTTTCAAAAGAAGAAAGAAAGAAAGTTGTAGCTTTACCTGCCGTACTTCAACAAGCAGCTCAGGCATTTCAAGAGAATAAGCCTATTAATCTAAATAATATGAAGACAACGTTAGAAGAGCATGATCTCAAAGTTGAATATCTAGAAACTGTAGATTTAAAAAATCTCAATCCAGTCAATCACGATGAAAGCAAGCTTTGCTTGCTTGCTGCAGCTGTCCACTGCGGCAATACTCGCTTGATAGATCACGGCTTTTTAATGAAAAGAAATCCAATTGTTGCTATAGATGGACCTGCTGGAGCAGGAAAAAGCACTGTCACCAAAAAGTTCGCCCAAAAACTTGGTCTCATTTACCTTGATACAGGGGCAATGTATAGAGCTGTTACTTGGCTAATTCAAGAAAACAATATCGATCCTCAAAATTCCAGTGAACTAGAATTAATTTTAAATGATATCAATCTAGATATTTGTTTATCAAATACAGGAAATCAACAGGTTTTAATAAATGGTAAAGATATCACTACTTTAATTCGTTCGCCTACAGTAACTTCTCAGGTGTCTTTGGTCGCTGCCATAGGTTCAGTACGAGAAAAACTTACCAGTCAACAAAAAGAATTAGGATCAAAGGGTGGACTAGTGGCTGAAGGTAGAGATATTGGTACAGCAGTCTTCCCAGATGCTGAGCTAAAGATTTTCCTCACCGCTACTGCCCAAGAAAGAGCAAAACGAAGAGCTATCGATTTAAAAAAGCAAGGTTTTTCTACTCCTAGTCTTTCAGAGCTTGAAAAACAAATTAAAGAAAGAGATAGACTTGATAGTTCACGAGAAATAGCTCCTTTATCAAAAGCCAAAGATGCACAAGAATTAATTACTGATGGAATGAATATAGAGGAAGTAGTAGAATTATTAATTAATATATTTAGAGAGAAAATTCCACAAGAGGTTTGGCCCACTAATGCTACTTAA
- a CDS encoding low molecular weight protein-tyrosine-phosphatase, which yields MIRKVLFICLGNICRSPAAEAIFLHHLREIDLINEFIVDSAGTGGWHVGKKADSRMRSAALSRGIVIESRARQISLNDFNNFDLILTMDQSNLDDVNSLAKELNISYKAKVKPLLEYATNTDLVEVPDPYYGGEKGFEDVLNLLENAIEGLIRDIK from the coding sequence ATGATTAGAAAAGTTTTGTTTATTTGCTTAGGTAATATATGTCGTTCTCCTGCTGCTGAAGCTATTTTCTTACATCATCTTAGAGAGATAGATCTAATCAATGAATTCATTGTTGACTCGGCAGGTACTGGTGGTTGGCATGTTGGTAAAAAGGCAGATTCAAGAATGCGATCTGCTGCATTGAGTAGAGGAATTGTGATTGAAAGTAGGGCTAGACAAATATCATTAAATGATTTTAATAATTTTGATTTAATTTTAACAATGGATCAATCAAATTTAGATGATGTAAATTCTCTGGCAAAAGAGTTGAATATTTCTTATAAGGCGAAAGTTAAGCCCTTGCTAGAATACGCAACAAATACAGATTTGGTTGAAGTACCAGATCCATATTATGGAGGAGAAAAGGGTTTTGAGGATGTTTTGAATCTTCTAGAAAATGCAATCGAAGGATTAATTAGAGATATTAAGTAG
- a CDS encoding phycoerythrobilin:ferredoxin oxidoreductase, whose translation MIIKRDNSLSKIDLRDWIWTPFFNDLVDKLSVFEIEPYPVSHDFLSKESITGSRRNPVHVTTLTWAAKFEKIKQVRLACIKGGESLSVFNLLIHPLNDYDLPFFGADFVTLPNGHLLALDLQPALKLDNIHTENVWPRLIPLHDHWQSLLPSGGEIPKEAEPYFSPGFLWSRLPLSKESDNIISEILRPAFGEYLSLYIELLHIAKPLKKERALKILEGQKAYINYRSTKDPARAMLCRFYGKEWTEDYIHKVLFNI comes from the coding sequence ATGATAATTAAAAGAGATAATAGTCTATCAAAAATAGATTTACGAGATTGGATATGGACTCCATTTTTCAATGACTTAGTCGATAAATTGTCTGTTTTTGAAATTGAGCCTTATCCGGTATCTCATGATTTTCTATCCAAAGAAAGTATTACTGGCTCTCGAAGAAATCCTGTACATGTTACTACCTTAACTTGGGCAGCTAAATTTGAAAAAATAAAGCAGGTGCGTCTTGCTTGTATTAAGGGTGGGGAATCATTATCAGTTTTTAATTTATTAATACATCCTTTAAACGATTATGATTTACCTTTCTTTGGAGCTGACTTTGTAACCTTACCTAATGGTCACCTGTTAGCATTAGACCTACAACCTGCATTAAAATTAGATAATATTCATACAGAAAATGTCTGGCCCAGATTGATTCCTTTACATGATCACTGGCAATCATTACTTCCATCAGGAGGTGAAATTCCTAAAGAGGCAGAACCTTATTTCTCTCCAGGTTTTTTATGGTCAAGACTACCTTTGAGTAAAGAGAGCGATAATATTATTAGTGAAATTTTGAGACCTGCTTTTGGAGAATACCTTTCTCTTTATATTGAACTACTTCATATTGCCAAACCTTTAAAAAAAGAACGTGCTTTAAAAATTCTAGAAGGGCAGAAAGCTTATATCAATTATAGGTCTACTAAAGATCCTGCTCGAGCAATGCTTTGTCGTTTTTATGGCAAAGAATGGACAGAAGACTATATCCATAAAGTTCTTTTTAATATTTAG
- a CDS encoding 15,16-dihydrobiliverdin:ferredoxin oxidoreductase — translation MLQDLHNNLKRRIISHGGKPIEVENGMSERFSHKQDTVIKSWLWDVPGFRRWRVTRMDAGDKLQVLNSVAYPAYTNDKPILGIDILWFGLKRKLVAVLDFQPLVQEERYFCRYYKDLQILKNRFVDFNSQKTMKIYDSNKYFSPWVLLYNGSFDDLQCSLAKILDEFLHAYWQVDNNNSREYIKIIPSKVEQLHINYDIYSAERDPAHGLFKSYFGQTWADQFVREFLFPHSHLTAD, via the coding sequence ATGCTTCAAGATCTTCATAATAATTTGAAAAGACGAATTATTTCTCATGGTGGCAAGCCCATAGAAGTGGAAAATGGTATGAGTGAACGCTTCTCACATAAACAAGATACTGTAATCAAAAGTTGGCTTTGGGATGTTCCGGGGTTTAGACGCTGGCGGGTTACTAGGATGGATGCAGGTGATAAACTACAAGTTTTAAATTCAGTTGCTTATCCTGCATATACTAATGACAAACCAATTTTAGGAATCGATATTCTTTGGTTTGGTTTAAAGCGTAAATTAGTTGCAGTACTTGATTTTCAACCTCTTGTTCAAGAAGAGCGTTATTTTTGCAGATATTATAAAGACCTTCAAATTTTGAAAAATCGTTTTGTAGATTTTAATAGTCAAAAAACAATGAAGATTTACGATTCAAATAAGTATTTTTCGCCCTGGGTATTACTTTATAATGGAAGTTTTGATGATTTACAATGCTCATTAGCGAAAATTCTAGATGAATTTTTGCATGCTTATTGGCAAGTGGATAATAATAATTCTAGGGAATATATCAAGATAATTCCTTCCAAGGTAGAGCAGTTGCATATTAACTATGATATATATAGTGCTGAAAGAGATCCTGCCCATGGATTATTTAAAAGTTATTTTGGCCAAACATGGGCGGACCAATTTGTCCGGGAATTTTTATTCCCTCATAGTCATTTGACTGCTGATTAG
- a CDS encoding heme oxygenase (biliverdin-producing) yields MPLALAIQLREGTKKSHTLAENTGFVSCFLKGVVDKSTYRKLMADLYFVYLAMEDEIGRLSKANHPVVSLIGFQELNRLETIEQDLHFYFGEDWSDLVQPSSSAKAYVDRIRHIAKATPELLVGHHYTRYIGDLSGGQILSRIARKAMNLTGKDGLRFYEFEQISDQKEFKLKYTQTLNTLPIDQEMADSIIDEANLAFKYNMDMFKELEGNLIGVIGKLLFSFLTRKSRRGSTESV; encoded by the coding sequence ATGCCATTAGCTCTTGCTATACAACTTAGAGAAGGGACCAAAAAGTCCCATACATTGGCTGAGAACACTGGCTTTGTAAGTTGTTTCTTAAAAGGAGTTGTAGATAAGTCAACTTATAGGAAATTGATGGCAGATTTATATTTTGTTTATTTAGCTATGGAAGATGAGATTGGGAGACTATCTAAAGCAAATCATCCTGTCGTTTCTTTAATAGGCTTTCAAGAACTAAATAGACTTGAAACTATTGAGCAAGATTTACATTTTTATTTTGGAGAAGATTGGTCAGATCTTGTACAGCCCTCTTCTTCGGCAAAGGCCTATGTAGATCGAATACGCCATATTGCCAAAGCTACCCCTGAGTTATTAGTAGGGCATCACTATACAAGATATATTGGCGATCTTTCAGGAGGACAAATTTTAAGCAGAATTGCACGAAAGGCTATGAATCTAACTGGCAAAGATGGCTTAAGATTCTATGAATTTGAACAAATTTCCGACCAAAAAGAATTTAAATTAAAATATACTCAAACTTTAAATACATTGCCCATAGATCAAGAAATGGCAGATTCAATAATAGATGAAGCTAATTTAGCTTTTAAATATAATATGGATATGTTCAAAGAGTTAGAAGGAAATCTGATTGGTGTCATAGGTAAACTATTGTTCTCTTTTCTGACAAGAAAATCTAGGCGTGGAAGTACCGAAAGTGTTTAA
- a CDS encoding NADP-dependent isocitrate dehydrogenase, whose product MVHYEKLSPPTTGEKIKFNNGLPIVPANPIIPYIRGDGTGVDIWPATQKVIDQAIEKAYGIDRKIEWFKIYAGDEACDLYGTYQYLPKDTIEAIREYGVAIKGPLTTPIGGGIRSLNVALRQKFDLYSCVRPCRYYQGTPSPHKHPENLDVIVYRENTEDIYIGIEWESNDPIGIKLIEHLNNDVIPASPSLKNRIIPQGSGIGIKPVSKDGSQRHIRRAIQHALKLNGNKRHVTLVHKGNIMKFTEGSFRDWGYELATNEFRNECITERESWILSNLEQNPRLSIENNAKLIDPGYESLTKEKKDIICNEVQLVINNIHKTHGNNKWKKMVLVDDRIADSIFQQIQTRPQEYSILATLNLNGDYISDAAAAIVGGLGMAPGANIGDRAAIFEATHGTAPKHAGLDRINPGSVILSGVMMLEYIGWQEAADLITKGLSQSIYDKQVTYDLARLMEPPQSPLSCSEFANAVIERF is encoded by the coding sequence ATGGTTCATTATGAGAAGCTCTCTCCACCAACCACAGGAGAAAAAATTAAATTCAATAATGGATTGCCTATAGTGCCCGCAAATCCCATCATTCCTTATATAAGAGGAGATGGAACAGGGGTAGACATCTGGCCCGCAACACAAAAGGTAATTGATCAAGCCATAGAAAAAGCCTATGGGATTGATAGAAAAATAGAATGGTTCAAAATATATGCAGGCGATGAAGCTTGTGATTTATATGGCACTTACCAATATCTACCTAAGGACACCATAGAGGCAATTCGAGAGTATGGAGTGGCAATTAAAGGGCCCTTAACAACACCAATTGGGGGAGGCATTAGATCTTTAAATGTTGCTCTTAGGCAAAAATTTGATCTATATAGTTGTGTACGACCATGCCGTTATTATCAAGGTACACCAAGTCCTCATAAACATCCTGAAAACCTAGATGTAATTGTTTATCGCGAGAATACTGAAGATATATATATTGGTATTGAATGGGAGTCAAATGATCCAATTGGCATAAAGCTTATAGAGCATCTAAACAATGATGTAATTCCTGCTAGTCCGTCTCTTAAAAATCGAATTATTCCTCAAGGATCAGGTATTGGAATCAAGCCCGTTAGTAAAGATGGTAGCCAACGACATATTCGAAGAGCTATACAACATGCTTTGAAACTGAATGGCAATAAACGTCATGTAACGCTAGTACATAAAGGAAATATTATGAAATTTACTGAAGGCTCATTTCGAGATTGGGGATATGAATTAGCAACTAATGAATTTCGTAATGAATGTATAACTGAAAGGGAAAGCTGGATACTTTCCAATCTAGAGCAAAATCCTAGATTAAGTATTGAAAATAATGCAAAGTTGATTGACCCTGGTTATGAATCATTAACAAAAGAAAAAAAAGATATTATTTGCAATGAGGTTCAACTTGTAATTAATAATATTCATAAAACACATGGAAATAACAAATGGAAAAAAATGGTTTTAGTTGACGATAGGATTGCAGACAGTATATTCCAACAAATACAAACCAGACCTCAAGAATATTCCATATTAGCAACATTAAATTTGAATGGGGACTACATATCAGATGCCGCTGCTGCAATTGTTGGAGGATTAGGAATGGCTCCCGGTGCAAATATTGGTGATCGAGCTGCGATTTTTGAAGCCACACATGGCACTGCTCCAAAGCATGCTGGACTCGATAGAATTAATCCAGGTTCAGTGATTTTAAGCGGCGTAATGATGCTGGAATATATAGGTTGGCAAGAAGCTGCTGACTTAATTACAAAAGGTTTGAGTCAATCAATTTACGATAAACAAGTCACTTATGACCTTGCCAGGTTAATGGAACCTCCTCAATCTCCATTAAGTTGTAGTGAATTTGCAAATGCGGTAATTGAACGATTCTAA